The DNA sequence GCTCAAACCTTTGCAGGGTTCTGCTTTTGCGGATCGATGCCGTAGAGCCTGATCGCCTCGGCTACTTTTTCCCGAGGCATTTTTCCGTCGTCGGCCAGGGCCTTCAACGCCGCGAGGGCGATGAAGTGCCGATCCACTTCGAAGAACCTGCGCAGCGACTCGCGGGTATCCGATTGGCCGAAACCGTCGGTGCCGAGGGCCACGAAGCGGCGATTGGCTACGAACGGGCGAATCTGGTCGGCGAATATCTTCATGTAGTCAGTCGCGACCACCACCGGACCCTGTTTGTCCTGCAGGCAACTTTCCACATAGCCGACACGCGGCGCATGCTCGGGATGCAGCAGGTTCCAGCGTTCGGCTTCCTGCCCGTCGCGACGCAGTTCGGTCAGGCTGGTCACGCTCCAGACTTCGCTGCTGACGCCGAAGTCCTGTTCCAGCAACTGAGCTGCCGCGACCACTTCTTGAAGAATCGAACCACAGCCCATCAGCTGGACGTGCTTGCCTTCGACAGTTTTTTCAGGCGCCGAGAGCCGGTACATGCCCTTGAGGATGCCTTGCTCGACGCCTTCGGGCATCGCTGGATGGGCGTAGTTTTCGTTCAGTACGGTGATGTAATAAAAGATGTCTTCGTTTTCGGCATACATCCGTCGCATGCCGTCCTGAATGATCACGGCCAGTTCATACGCGTAGGTCGGGTCATAGGACACGCAGCATGGGATGGTCGACGACAGCACATGGCTGTGACCGTCGTCATGTTGCAGGCCTTCGCCCATCAGTGTGGTCCTGCCGGAGGTGGCGCCGAGCAGGAAGCCGCGTGCGCGTGCGTCACCGGCGGCCCAGGCGAGGTCGCCGACGCGCTGGAAGCCGAACATCGAATAAAAGATGTAGAAGGGCACCGTCATCACACCGTGGGTGCTGTAGGACGTACTGGCGGCGATCCACGAAGAAATCCCGCCGGATTCGTTCAGCCCCTCCTGCATGATCTGGCCATCCCGGGCTTCTTTGTAGTAGCTCAACTGGCCGGCGTCCTGGGGCGTATACAGCTGGCCGACGTGGGAATGGATACCGATCTGGCGGAACAGGCTTTCCATGCCGAAGGTACGTGATTCGTCCGGGACGATGGGCACGATCAGCTTGCCGATGTTCGGGTCCTTGAGCAGCGTGCCGAGAATGCGCACGAACGCCATGGTCGTGGAGATGGCCCGTTCGCCGGTGCCTTTGAGCTGTGTGTCCAAGGCCGACAAGGGTGGAACCTGCAAGGGCGCCGCGGCCTGGAAACGGGCCGGGATGTAGCCACCCAATTGGTTGCGCCTGGCTTGCAGGTAAAGGGCCTCGACGCTGTCCGCAGCCGGCTTGAGGTAAGGCATGTCGCCCAACTGGTCATCGCTGAGTTCCAGTCCGAACCGATCACGGAACGCCTTGACCGCGTCGTCGCCCATTTTCTTCAGTTGGTGGTTGATATTCTGGCCCTCACCGGCTTCGCCCATGCCGAAACCCTTCACGGTCTTGGCCAGGATGACGGTCGGCCC is a window from the Pseudomonas brassicacearum genome containing:
- the aceE gene encoding pyruvate dehydrogenase (acetyl-transferring), homodimeric type translates to MAQQSMFLDEDPQETREWLESIESVASVEGRPRAHYLIDQMLDFDANRHGDFYGRVTTPYVNTIPVDRQQPYPGDLAVERRINAYIRWNALAMVLRAGKHSNVGGHIASYASAAILYDVGFEHFFRGRTEQFAGDMVYIQGHSSPGIYARAYLEGRLSEDQLDNFRRETDRDGVSSYPHPRLMPDFWQFPTVSMGLGPITAAYQARFMRYLEDRGLKEHQGRKVWAFLGDGEMDQPESLAAISLAGREKLDNIIFVVNCNLQRLDGPVRGNSKVIQEFESLYRAAGWNVIKVIWGSGWDALLEKDKSGLLRQRMMECVDGDYQNYKSQNGAYVREHFFGKYPELLELVSDLSDDEIWKLSRGGHDPEKVHNAYAAAMRHTGGPTVILAKTVKGFGMGEAGEGQNINHQLKKMGDDAVKAFRDRFGLELSDDQLGDMPYLKPAADSVEALYLQARRNQLGGYIPARFQAAAPLQVPPLSALDTQLKGTGERAISTTMAFVRILGTLLKDPNIGKLIVPIVPDESRTFGMESLFRQIGIHSHVGQLYTPQDAGQLSYYKEARDGQIMQEGLNESGGISSWIAASTSYSTHGVMTVPFYIFYSMFGFQRVGDLAWAAGDARARGFLLGATSGRTTLMGEGLQHDDGHSHVLSSTIPCCVSYDPTYAYELAVIIQDGMRRMYAENEDIFYYITVLNENYAHPAMPEGVEQGILKGMYRLSAPEKTVEGKHVQLMGCGSILQEVVAAAQLLEQDFGVSSEVWSVTSLTELRRDGQEAERWNLLHPEHAPRVGYVESCLQDKQGPVVVATDYMKIFADQIRPFVANRRFVALGTDGFGQSDTRESLRRFFEVDRHFIALAALKALADDGKMPREKVAEAIRLYGIDPQKQNPAKV